A part of Capsicum annuum cultivar UCD-10X-F1 chromosome 6, UCD10Xv1.1, whole genome shotgun sequence genomic DNA contains:
- the LOC107875104 gene encoding flowering-promoting factor 1-like, which translates to MSGVWIFDKKGVAHLIKNPTRESFELKQPAYPGTGTATAPGARPRVLVYLPENEMISSYEELERRLIELGWTRFNNPMRSDLLQFHKSDDSAHLISLPKSFTNFKSLHMYDIVVKNPSFFEVRNAEVDNHLI; encoded by the exons ATGTCTGGCGTATGGATATTTGACAAGAAAGGTGTTGCCCATTTGATCAAAAATCCTACTCGTGAGTCCTTTGAGCTAAAACAACCAGCATATCCAG GCACCGGCACAGCCACTGCACCGGGAGCACGCCCTCGAGTTCTAGTATACCTACCGGAGAACGAGATGATAAGTTCCTATGAAGAACTAGAGAGGAGACTCATTGAGCTCGGATGGACCCGATTTAACAACCCTATGAGGTCCGATCTCCTGCAATTCCACAAATCAGATGATTCTGCACATCTCATTTCACTTCCTAAGAGCTTTACAAACTTCAAATCTCTACATATGTATGACATTGTAGTCAAGAATCCATCGTTTTTTGAAGTCCGCAACGCTGAAGTGGATAATCAtcttatctaa